The Bernardetia sp. ABR2-2B DNA window GTTTTTTGTAGATAAAGTTTTAGAACCCTCTGAAAATGAAGAGTTTGGTGAAGGTTGGCTAACAACAGATGGAAGAAACCACCTTACAAAAGCAGATGTTCAAACAGCTCCAAAAACGACACAAGCAACAGCAGCACCCAATGAAGTTCCTGAATATGTTGATGAAGTTTTAGGTTTTTTTCCTTCAAAAAATGAGTTTACAGATATTGCTATTTTGAGTTTGTATCCAAACCCTTCTTCTACGATTGCACTCGTCAATTATGTCGTTGCTCGTCCAATGAATGTAAGTATAAAACTTGTTGATTCACAAGGAAAAGTTATCAAAACGATTAATGAACAAAAGAATGCAAGTGGAAACTTTGCACTTCAGTTTTCTGTAAAAGACCTTACAGCAGGAGTTTATTTTCTAAACTTTGAAACTGAAAAAGGACAAATTAGTCGTAGAATAGTCGTAGAGAAATAAGTTTCGTGATATAAAATTAATATTTATTTATTGTACTCAAACACTTCTTTTTAGCTTAAAAAGAGGTGTTTTTTCGTTTCTGTTAAATATAGAGCAATCAAATTAGCAGTTTAGTTGTGTCTTTTTCAATAAAAAGTGATTGTAGAGATAAGAAAACCATTTTTATCATTCCAAACCTTTCAATTATGAAAAAGAAACTTTCAAATTGTTACCTCAAAGTCATATTTTCTCTATCCTTTATAGCTATTTTCTCATCTTGTTCTAATCAAAAGCAAGTTTCAGATAATAATGCAATTTCAGATTCTACAAGTATAGATGTTCCTCTTACAAATATTCCAACGCCAATATCTCCAGAGGAAATAGTAGAAGTAGAAGACAATATAGAATTAGACGAAAGCATAGAAATGAAAATAGAAGATGTCGAAATAGAAATCGACAATATTGTAACTGATGTAACAGCAATAGAAGCTCCAGTAGAAGAGGAAGAAGTAGAGCAACTATTTTCTATTGTTGAAGAAGTTCCACAATTAAAAGAAAGTCTAAGAACAAAAGAAGAAAACACTAACAACTATCAAAAAACAGCAGAAAATAAATTTATTCAACCCAAAAATCAAGCTCTTTCTACTTTTTCGATTGATGTAGATAATGCTTCTTATACTACTGCTCGTCGTTTTATTCAATCTGGACAGCTTCCAAATCCTAATTCAGTTCGTATCGAAGAGTTTATCAATTACTTTGATTATGATTATCCACAACCAAAAAATGACGTTCCTTTTTCTATAAACACAGAAATTTCGGTTGCGCCTTGGAACACAAAACACAAATTAGTTCATATCGGACTTCAAGGAAAAGAATTGGATTACAAAAATCTCTCAGCTTCTAATCTTGTTTTCTTGATTGATGCTTCGGGTTCAATGACAAACCCAAACAAACTTCCTCTCTTGCGCTCGTCTTTGAAAATGCTTTTAAATGAAATGAATGAAAAAGACCATATTTCGATTGTTGCTTATGCTGGTGCTGCTGGTTTGGTTTTGCCTTCTACTTCGGTAAAAGAAAAAGCTAAAATCTTGAATGCTTTGGAAAATGTTTCGGCAGGTGGAAGTACGGCAGGAGGAGCAGGAATAACATTAGCGTACCAAATTGCAAAAGAAAAT harbors:
- a CDS encoding VWA domain-containing protein, which produces MKKKLSNCYLKVIFSLSFIAIFSSCSNQKQVSDNNAISDSTSIDVPLTNIPTPISPEEIVEVEDNIELDESIEMKIEDVEIEIDNIVTDVTAIEAPVEEEEVEQLFSIVEEVPQLKESLRTKEENTNNYQKTAENKFIQPKNQALSTFSIDVDNASYTTARRFIQSGQLPNPNSVRIEEFINYFDYDYPQPKNDVPFSINTEISVAPWNTKHKLVHIGLQGKELDYKNLSASNLVFLIDASGSMTNPNKLPLLRSSLKMLLNEMNEKDHISIVAYAGAAGLVLPSTSVKEKAKILNALENVSAGGSTAGGAGITLAYQIAKENFIKNGNNRVILCTDGDFNVGVSSSDELVKLIETKRDDDIFLTVCGFGMGNYMDYQMEELSNAGNGNYFYIDNIQEAKKVFVREMRATLFTIAKDVKIQIEFNPTKVAAYRLIGYENRMLKKEDFNDDKKDAGELGAGHTVTALYEIIPVGVKSDFLSSVDDLRYQNNSKISTNYTAVASSDELLNLKLRYKKPDENKSKLIVSPLKDENRALSKTSDNFRFSAAVASFGMILRNSEYKSNSSYQQVIELGKNAKGKDTEGYRSEFLKLVESCMLMSR